The Salvelinus fontinalis isolate EN_2023a chromosome 36, ASM2944872v1, whole genome shotgun sequence genome window below encodes:
- the mus81 gene encoding crossover junction endonuclease MUS81: MPAVEHVRLGRKRTLPPCPNPLFLQWLSELRDQAAEKGQKTQYVYQKAISSLKKYPLPLQNAREAKILQNFGDGICKILDEKLQRHYRENGPDAPIHSLPSGVTVAPSRRSNNNLAQPTKQPSRKEREGGRRKREYVPQKRSGGYAVLLTLYRESQVPGGKGFMFKLELQAEAQHLSDKSFSVPDLGSKYTAWSSVSTLIQKDLVQKTHNPARYSLTELGLALAQRLEDGEREQEEDRRSDVREAEEGSGPGVVDLTAEEDEKKKRIEPIAGPTPAAYVAQRGSEVPGVNSSEKPQAAETKTRPAGGCLYPGSYDIVLCVDFIETTGGNTACKQELVKELQRNGVTFDVRKLNVGDFLWVAKERVAPVSGQLRAPPSRELVLDYIIERKRMDDLCGSIIDGRFREQKFRLKRCGLQKPIYLVEECGSAAAHLSLPETTLQQAIVNTQVVDGFFVKRVQDVKESVAYLTVMTRYLTKLYQNRTLVCRSRELEGDGQDEEEGGGREREDPSCSLISFPEFNQGAVKNKCQTVREVFARQLMQISGLSGDKAVAILEHYSTLHSLLKAYEQCPSDTEREKLLSSVRYGKLKRNLGPALSRTVYQLYCTKGALS; this comes from the exons ATGCCAGCTGTAGAGCATGTCCGTCTGGGTAGGAAGCGCACCTTGCCCCCGTGCCCAAACCCTCTCTTCCTCCAGTGGCTGTCAGAGCTACGGGACCAGGCGGCAGAGAAGGGACAGAAGACACAGTACGTTTATCAGAAG GCTATCAGCTCGTTGAAGAagtaccccctccccctccagaACGCTCGAGAGGCTAAGATTTTACAGAACTTTGGAGACGGAATCTGCAAGATACTGGATGAGAAGTTACAGAGGCATTACAGAGAGAACG GTCCGGACGCTCCCATCCACTCCCTTCCCAGCGGTGTGACGGTGGCCCCTAGTCGCCGTAGCAACAATAACCTGGCTCAGCCCACCAAACAGCCCTctaggaaagagagggaaggagggaggaggaaaagGGAATACGTGCCCCAGAAGAGGTCTGGTGGATATGCTGTCCTGTTAACACTCTACAGAGAGTCTCAG gTTCCTGGGGGTAAGGGCTTTATGTTTAAACTGGAGCTACAGGCTGAGGCCCAGCATCTGTCTGACAAGTCCTTCTCTGTG CCTGATCTAGGTAGTAAATACACAGCCTGGTCCTCAGTGAGCACACTGATACAGAAAGACTTGGTCCAGAAGACACACAACCCCGCCAG gTATTCTCTGACTGAGCTGGGTTTGGCCCTGGCACAGAGACtagaggacggagagagagaacaagaagaggacaggaggagtgACGTGAGGGAAGCAGAGGAGGGAAGTGGGCCCGGTGTTGTTGATCTTACTGCCGAGGAAGATGAGAAAAAGAAGAGAATaga GCCCATAGCGGGGCCTACCCCGGCAGCCTATGTTGCCCAGAGAGGGAGTGAGGTGCCTGGGGTAAACTCCTCAGAAAAGCCCCAGGCTGCAGAGACAAAGACTAGGCCGGCTGGAGGCTGTCTGTACCCAGGCAGTTATGACATTGTGCTATGTGTGGACTTCATTGAGACTACTGG gggcaaCACGGCCTGTAAGCAGGAGCTGGTGAAGGAGCTGCAGAGGAACGGCGTAACCTTTGACGTCAGGAAGTTAAACGTAGGTGACTTCCTGTGGGTGGCCAAGGAGAGGGTCGCTCCCGTGTCAG gtCAGTTGCGTGCCCCCCCAAGTAGGGAGCTGGTCCTTGATTACATCAtcgagaggaagaggatggacgACTTGTGTGGTAGCATCATCGACGGACGATTCAGGGaacagaag TTTCGTCTGAAGAGGTGTGGTCTACAGAAGCCCATCTACCTGGTGGAGGAGTGTGGCTCTGCTGCTGCTCACCTGAGTTTACCTGAGACCACGCTGCAGCAGGCTATAGTTAATACGCAG GTGGTAGATGGCTTCTTTGTGAAGAGAGTCCAGGATGTGAAGGAGTCTGTAGCCTACCTCACTGTCATGACCCGATACCTCACCAAGCTATACCAG AACCGTACGCTGGTCTGTCGCTCCAGGGAGCTGGAGGGGGATGGACAGGACGaggaagagggtggagggagggagagagaggaccccTCCTGTTCTCTCATCTCCTTCCCAGAGTTCAACCAAGGAGCTGTCAAGAACAAG TGTcagacagtgagagaggtgtTTGCCAGACAGCTGATGCAGATCTCTGGACTATCTGGTGATAAGGCTGTTGCTATACTAGAGCACTACAGTACtttacacag tCTGTTGAAAGCATATGAGCAGTGCCCCAgcgacacagaaagagagaaactACTCTCCTCCGTCCGATATGGAAAACTGAAAAG GAACTTGGGTCCAGCTTTGAGTCGCACAGTCTACCAGCTCTACTGTACGAAAGGAGCACTGTCATAG